One window of Candidatus Mycobacterium wuenschmannii genomic DNA carries:
- a CDS encoding LGFP repeat-containing protein: MTTQRKRSGILARSTRGLVALAVTLTCAALLTPAASASPIGDADNAITAAWKDAGGDTSDLGAKQGECYVAGQGFAQDFVHGKMFFTPASGPRSMMGAILDKYESLGGPAASDLGFPITSEVRGLAGPDSRVSTFSASDKPLIYWTADHGAFVVRGAINAAWDKLGSSGGALGVPIGDETYDGELATQAFSGGKVSWNRLTKAFTTVPPDLAGQLSGLQVPVDPTADINMAWRAAGGAAGPLGAKQGDQYPIGADGLAQNFAGGKIFFSPATGANAVQTDILTKYEALGGPAKSDLGFPISNEADGGLKPASKVSAFSADDKPIIFWSGDHGAYVVRGAIKTAWDKLLGATGKLGAPIADQTIAKDVITQKFTGGQIAWNKTKNTFTTQPANLASALSGLQVPGQKTPANSATPNAGGSWLSGHWVWLAVGVGALLLIGVLALLMRSFGRRRAVKRDAIGHSDDAAYEPVTESVSQWSPEGDSELASSSLAKDYRPPRPRTVRLPSQSSSAWAPPEHRSLVDELLSDDEADSTEKFSEFREFGQDDDFGHDDDFEHDDDVEHDDDPHHDADEHFDEDSDDVDTDPTGIPVADDVRGGRHAAAADDDALVTEAVPIARIAPGQLAIHLPMDDPYQVPDGYVVKANASSGLYYMPDSELYDDTPAEIWFASEEVAKANGFHRAG; the protein is encoded by the coding sequence ATGACAACGCAGCGAAAACGATCGGGCATCCTCGCGCGCTCGACGCGTGGCCTGGTGGCGCTGGCAGTGACACTCACCTGCGCGGCCCTGCTGACCCCCGCCGCGAGCGCATCACCGATCGGCGACGCCGACAACGCCATCACCGCGGCTTGGAAAGACGCCGGCGGGGACACCTCCGACCTAGGCGCCAAACAGGGGGAGTGTTACGTCGCGGGCCAGGGATTCGCCCAGGACTTCGTGCACGGCAAGATGTTTTTCACGCCGGCCAGCGGACCCCGATCGATGATGGGCGCGATTCTCGACAAGTACGAGTCGCTCGGTGGGCCGGCCGCTTCCGACCTCGGCTTTCCCATCACCAGCGAAGTTCGCGGCCTGGCGGGCCCGGACAGCCGGGTCAGCACCTTCTCGGCCAGCGACAAGCCGCTCATCTACTGGACCGCCGACCACGGGGCCTTCGTCGTGCGCGGTGCGATCAACGCGGCGTGGGACAAGCTGGGCAGCTCCGGTGGCGCACTGGGTGTTCCGATCGGCGACGAGACCTACGACGGCGAACTCGCAACCCAGGCGTTCAGCGGTGGCAAGGTGTCCTGGAACCGGCTGACCAAGGCCTTCACCACCGTCCCACCCGACCTGGCCGGCCAGCTCAGCGGGTTGCAGGTGCCGGTCGACCCGACCGCCGACATCAACATGGCGTGGCGGGCCGCCGGTGGGGCCGCCGGTCCGCTGGGAGCCAAGCAAGGCGACCAATATCCGATCGGCGCGGACGGGCTGGCCCAGAACTTCGCCGGCGGCAAAATTTTCTTCAGTCCTGCGACCGGTGCGAATGCCGTCCAGACCGACATCCTGACCAAGTACGAGGCACTCGGCGGACCCGCTAAAAGCGATCTCGGTTTCCCCATCTCCAACGAGGCCGACGGCGGCCTGAAGCCCGCAAGCAAGGTCAGCGCATTCTCCGCCGACGACAAGCCGATCATCTTCTGGAGCGGAGATCACGGCGCGTACGTGGTGCGCGGGGCGATCAAGACCGCGTGGGACAAGCTGTTGGGCGCGACCGGCAAGCTCGGTGCGCCAATTGCCGACCAGACCATCGCCAAGGACGTGATCACGCAGAAGTTCACCGGCGGCCAGATCGCATGGAACAAGACGAAGAACACCTTCACCACTCAGCCGGCCAACCTGGCGTCGGCGCTGTCCGGCCTTCAGGTGCCGGGGCAGAAGACGCCGGCTAACTCCGCGACCCCCAACGCCGGAGGCAGTTGGCTGTCCGGCCACTGGGTGTGGCTGGCGGTCGGGGTCGGGGCGTTGCTGCTGATTGGTGTGCTGGCGTTGCTGATGCGCTCGTTTGGTCGCCGTCGCGCCGTCAAGCGCGACGCCATCGGCCACTCGGACGACGCCGCATACGAGCCCGTCACCGAGTCGGTCTCCCAATGGTCGCCCGAGGGTGACAGCGAATTGGCGTCGTCGAGCCTGGCCAAGGACTACCGGCCGCCGCGTCCGCGAACCGTGCGGCTGCCCAGTCAGTCGTCCAGCGCGTGGGCGCCGCCGGAGCACAGGAGCCTGGTCGACGAACTGCTCTCCGACGATGAAGCCGACAGCACCGAAAAGTTCTCCGAGTTCCGCGAATTCGGACAGGACGACGATTTCGGTCACGACGACGACTTCGAGCACGATGACGATGTCGAGCACGACGACGACCCGCACCACGACGCCGATGAGCATTTCGACGAGGACTCGGACGACGTCGACACCGACCCGACCGGAATTCCGGTGGCCGACGATGTCCGCGGCGGTCGGCATGCGGCGGCGGCAGACGACGACGCGCTCGTCACAGAGGCCGTGCCGATCGCGCGAATTGCGCCGGGGCAGTTGGCGATTCACCTGCCGATGGACGACCCGTACCAGGTGCCGGACGGCTACGTCGTCAAAGCCAACGCCAGCTCAGGGTTGTACTACATGCCCGACAGCGAGCTGTACGACGACACACCGGCAGAGATCTGGTTTGCCAGTGAAGAAGTCGCCAAGGCGAATGGATTCCACCGGGCCGGTTGA
- a CDS encoding FAD-dependent oxidoreductase: MTRVVHTQVCVAGGGPAGMVHALLLARAGIDVTVLEKHNDFLRDFRGDTVHPSTLRIIDQLGLIDEFLRLPHTKVRRLAFDTDGTLRTFGNFSALARLGFKQPYIALMPQWDFLDFLAEKASAYPEFTLIRNAEVTDLIFDGDRVVGVRTPDLEVRCQLVIGADGRKSAVRAAAGLQTAASNSPIDVLWFRLSWRPGDPQELVGIVRKGLMMAMIYRTDYWQIAYIMPKGENPRDGSLGEFTQRLVSVQPQLAEHVKDLHSWDDTSQLDVRVDRLEKWWRKGLLCIGDAAHAMSPVGGIGINLAVADAVAAANALCGPLRENRVTEADLAKVQRRRELPTRIIQAGQVFIQNNVIEPNLAGDLSPVRVPKIVGRGPFQYIPPILVGSGIRPERVRTPDVHAGLG; encoded by the coding sequence ATGACTCGTGTCGTGCACACCCAGGTATGCGTCGCCGGCGGTGGTCCCGCGGGCATGGTGCACGCGCTTCTGTTGGCGCGGGCGGGAATCGACGTGACGGTGCTGGAGAAGCACAATGACTTCCTGCGAGATTTCCGCGGCGACACCGTGCATCCGAGCACGCTACGGATCATCGACCAGCTGGGGCTGATCGACGAGTTTCTTCGCCTCCCGCACACCAAGGTCCGTCGTCTCGCCTTCGATACCGACGGGACGCTGCGAACCTTCGGGAACTTCAGCGCGCTCGCGCGGCTGGGCTTCAAGCAGCCCTACATCGCGTTGATGCCGCAGTGGGACTTTCTCGACTTCCTGGCCGAAAAGGCAAGCGCTTACCCGGAATTCACGCTGATCCGCAATGCGGAGGTTACCGACCTGATCTTCGACGGGGATCGCGTCGTCGGAGTGCGCACGCCCGACCTCGAGGTGCGTTGCCAGTTGGTGATCGGCGCGGACGGACGCAAGTCCGCGGTGCGCGCAGCGGCGGGACTGCAGACCGCAGCGTCGAACTCGCCGATCGACGTGCTGTGGTTCCGGCTGAGCTGGCGTCCGGGCGATCCGCAGGAGTTGGTGGGGATCGTCCGCAAGGGCCTGATGATGGCGATGATCTATCGCACCGACTACTGGCAGATCGCCTACATCATGCCCAAAGGTGAGAACCCACGCGACGGTTCGCTCGGAGAGTTCACGCAGCGGCTCGTCTCCGTGCAGCCGCAACTGGCCGAGCACGTCAAGGATCTGCACTCGTGGGACGACACCAGCCAGCTCGACGTGCGGGTGGACCGCCTCGAGAAGTGGTGGCGAAAAGGGTTGTTGTGCATAGGAGATGCCGCGCATGCGATGTCGCCGGTCGGCGGGATCGGCATCAACCTCGCGGTCGCGGACGCGGTGGCAGCGGCCAACGCGCTGTGCGGCCCGCTGCGCGAAAACCGGGTCACCGAAGCCGACTTGGCGAAGGTGCAGCGCCGCCGCGAGCTACCGACCCGCATCATTCAGGCCGGTCAGGTGTTCATTCAGAACAACGTCATCGAACCGAATCTCGCCGGCGACCTGTCCCCGGTCCGGGTGCCGAAAATCGTCGGCCGCGGGCCATTTCAATACATTCCGCCGATTCTGGTCGGCAGCGGAATCCGACCCGAACGCGTCCGTACGCCCGACGTGCACGCCGGACTAGGCTGA
- a CDS encoding proteasome assembly chaperone family protein, translated as MGHNEPSETPDRDRRYQPEQNAMYELEFPAPQLSLSDGRGPVLVHALEGFSDAGHAIKLAAGHLKNSLDTELVASFAIDELLDYRSRRPLMTFKTDHFTHYEDPELSLYAMHDSVGTPFLLLAGMEPDLKWERFITAVRLLAERLGVRQTIGLGAIPMAVPHTRPITLTAHSNNRELIADFTPWISEVQVPGSASNLLEYRMAQHGQEVVGYTVHVPHYLAQTDYPAAAQALLEQLAKTGALQLPLTSLTEAAEEVKVKVDEQVEASSDVAQVVEALERQYDAFIAAQENRSLLTRDEDLPSGDELGAEFERFLAQQAEKNDDDPT; from the coding sequence ATGGGCCACAACGAGCCGTCCGAAACACCCGACCGGGACCGGCGCTACCAGCCCGAGCAGAACGCCATGTACGAGCTCGAGTTCCCGGCGCCCCAACTGTCGCTGTCCGACGGCCGCGGGCCGGTTCTGGTGCACGCCCTCGAAGGCTTCTCCGACGCGGGTCACGCGATCAAGCTGGCGGCCGGCCACCTCAAGAACTCGCTGGACACCGAGCTGGTGGCGTCGTTTGCGATCGATGAACTGCTCGATTACCGCTCGCGGCGGCCGCTGATGACGTTCAAGACCGACCACTTCACCCACTACGAGGACCCCGAACTGAGCCTCTACGCCATGCACGACAGCGTAGGGACGCCGTTTCTGTTGTTGGCCGGCATGGAGCCGGACTTGAAGTGGGAGCGGTTCATCACAGCCGTCCGGTTGCTGGCCGAGCGGCTCGGCGTGCGACAGACCATCGGTCTGGGCGCCATCCCCATGGCCGTACCGCACACCCGGCCGATCACGCTGACCGCGCACTCGAACAACCGCGAGCTGATCGCCGACTTCACGCCGTGGATCTCCGAGGTGCAGGTTCCCGGCAGCGCGTCGAACCTGTTGGAGTACCGGATGGCGCAGCACGGTCAGGAGGTCGTCGGTTACACCGTGCACGTCCCCCACTACCTGGCGCAGACTGACTATCCGGCGGCTGCGCAGGCACTGCTGGAGCAGCTGGCCAAGACCGGCGCGTTGCAACTTCCTCTGACCTCTCTGACCGAGGCTGCGGAAGAAGTCAAGGTCAAAGTCGATGAACAGGTCGAGGCCAGCTCGGATGTCGCTCAAGTGGTGGAGGCGCTGGAGCGACAGTACGATGCCTTCATTGCCGCGCAAGAGAATCGGTCTCTCCTGACGCGGGATGAAGATCTACCCAGCGGTGACGAACTCGGAGCCGAGTTCGAGCGATTCCTGGCCCAGCAGGCCGAGAAGAACGACGACGATCCGACCTGA
- a CDS encoding trypsin-like serine peptidase encodes MRILAIAAVLAMVLGGCGHSAQSVPVISKPDEAVAGAMNRVIAAPVDPDPRVGAIFLSEGDLHACTGSVLHSTAGNLVLTAAHCLSTGGGPVRFVPGFARNVVPADVWTVDTVYLDPRWLATKDPHADYAIARVSRPSGGLVEAAAGSALSLGSAPARGSEVTVVAYPAGIGGAPIGCRTGTGLSDAGYPELPCAGLVDGTSGAPWISGSTVTGVIGGLHGGGCAENLSYSPPFDEHLAQLFARAQAGGPGDAAPRSFDDEC; translated from the coding sequence ATGCGGATATTGGCGATAGCGGCGGTGCTAGCGATGGTGCTGGGCGGCTGCGGACATTCAGCCCAATCGGTACCCGTGATCAGCAAACCGGATGAGGCGGTCGCCGGCGCCATGAACCGGGTCATCGCCGCGCCCGTCGACCCCGATCCGCGGGTTGGTGCGATCTTCCTGTCCGAGGGCGATCTGCACGCCTGCACCGGTTCGGTGCTGCACTCGACGGCGGGCAATCTGGTGCTGACGGCCGCGCACTGCCTGAGCACCGGCGGCGGACCGGTGCGCTTCGTTCCCGGGTTTGCCCGCAACGTCGTCCCCGCGGATGTGTGGACGGTGGACACGGTCTACCTGGATCCGCGCTGGCTGGCGACAAAAGACCCCCATGCCGACTACGCGATCGCCCGCGTGAGCCGGCCGTCCGGCGGACTGGTGGAGGCGGCGGCGGGCTCGGCGTTGTCGCTCGGTTCCGCACCCGCGAGAGGCAGCGAGGTGACCGTGGTGGCTTATCCGGCGGGAATCGGCGGGGCGCCGATCGGGTGCCGGACCGGCACCGGACTCAGTGATGCCGGCTACCCCGAGTTGCCGTGCGCAGGCCTGGTCGACGGGACCAGCGGCGCGCCCTGGATCAGCGGTTCGACCGTCACCGGTGTGATCGGCGGCCTGCACGGTGGCGGCTGCGCGGAGAACCTGTCCTACTCACCGCCGTTCGACGAGCACCTCGCCCAGCTGTTCGCGCGGGCGCAGGCCGGCGGCCCGGGTGATGCGGCGCCGAGGTCCTTCGACGACGAGTGCTGA
- the lexA gene encoding transcriptional repressor LexA, with the protein MSDSQTPDADSARAPRSADSGLTPRQRTILDVIRASVTSRGYPPSIREIGDAVGLTSTSSVAHQLRTLEKKGYLRRDPNRPRAVDVRSADDASKTPALTDVAGSDALPEPTFVPVLGRIAAGGPILAEEAVEDVFPLPRELVGEGALFLLKVVGESMVDAAICDGDWVVVRQQNVADNGDIVAAMIDGEATVKTFKRTGGQVWLMPHNPAFDPIPGNDAAVLGKVVTVIRKI; encoded by the coding sequence ATGAGCGATAGCCAGACCCCGGACGCCGACTCCGCACGTGCCCCGCGATCTGCGGATTCAGGGCTGACGCCGCGCCAGCGGACCATCCTGGACGTCATCCGCGCGTCGGTCACCAGCCGCGGCTATCCCCCGAGCATTCGGGAGATCGGCGACGCCGTCGGCCTGACGTCAACGTCCTCAGTTGCACACCAACTGCGCACGCTGGAGAAGAAGGGCTACCTCCGCCGCGACCCGAATCGGCCGCGTGCCGTCGACGTCCGCTCGGCCGACGACGCATCCAAGACTCCGGCGCTCACCGACGTCGCCGGCTCGGATGCGCTGCCGGAGCCGACCTTCGTGCCGGTGCTCGGCCGGATCGCCGCCGGTGGCCCGATCCTGGCCGAGGAGGCCGTCGAGGACGTCTTTCCGCTGCCGCGCGAACTCGTCGGTGAGGGCGCGCTGTTCCTGTTGAAGGTGGTCGGCGAGTCGATGGTCGATGCGGCGATCTGCGACGGCGACTGGGTCGTGGTCCGCCAGCAGAACGTCGCCGACAACGGCGACATCGTCGCGGCCATGATCGACGGTGAAGCGACCGTCAAGACGTTCAAGCGCACCGGTGGCCAGGTCTGGCTGATGCCGCACAATCCCGCGTTCGACCCGATTCCGGGCAACGACGCGGCCGTACTCGGCAAGGTCGTCACGGTCATTCGCAAGATCTGA
- a CDS encoding peroxynitrite isomerase, translating to MPPELHPNLHHLAPLLGTWQGRGAGEYPTIESFDYLEEVTFSHVGKPFLIYGQKTKAAADGAPLHAEAGYLRVPRYNEIELVLAHPSGITEIEVGRYIADGDTIELEMSTTQVAMTPSAKEVTSLGRRFRVHGDELSYSLEMAAVGQPLQHHLSATLHRKG from the coding sequence ATGCCGCCCGAACTACACCCCAACCTGCACCACCTGGCGCCATTGCTCGGCACCTGGCAGGGCCGGGGGGCCGGCGAGTACCCGACCATCGAGTCATTCGACTACCTCGAAGAAGTCACGTTTTCCCATGTGGGCAAACCGTTTTTGATCTACGGCCAAAAGACCAAGGCCGCGGCCGACGGGGCGCCGTTGCACGCCGAAGCCGGTTACCTCCGGGTGCCGCGCTACAACGAGATCGAACTGGTGCTGGCGCACCCGAGTGGCATCACCGAGATCGAAGTCGGCCGCTACATTGCCGACGGCGACACCATCGAGCTCGAGATGTCGACGACTCAGGTCGCCATGACGCCGTCCGCCAAAGAGGTGACGTCACTCGGTCGCCGATTCCGGGTCCACGGCGACGAGCTCTCCTACTCCCTGGAGATGGCCGCGGTCGGGCAGCCGCTGCAGCATCACCTGTCGGCGACGTTGCATCGCAAGGGTTAA
- a CDS encoding metal-dependent transcriptional regulator — MNDLVDTTEMYLRTIYDLEEEGVTPLRARIAERLDQSGPTVSQTVSRMERDGLLHVAGDRHLELTDKGRALAVSVMRKHRLAERLLVDVIGVPWEEVHAEACRWEHVMSDDVERRLMKVLNNPTTSPFGNPIPGLIDLGIGDGFGPDDDNLVRLTELPAGPPVAVVVRQLTEHVQGDIDLISRLKDAGVVPNARVTVESNQAGGVTIVIPGHENVGLPHEMAHAVKVEKV, encoded by the coding sequence ATGAACGACCTGGTTGATACCACCGAGATGTACCTGCGGACCATCTACGACCTCGAGGAAGAGGGCGTCACCCCGCTGCGTGCCCGTATCGCCGAACGGCTGGACCAGAGTGGGCCGACGGTCAGCCAGACCGTGTCGCGAATGGAGCGCGACGGGCTGCTGCATGTGGCCGGCGACCGCCACCTCGAGCTGACCGATAAGGGCCGGGCGCTGGCCGTCTCCGTGATGCGCAAGCACCGGCTCGCCGAGCGGCTGCTGGTCGACGTCATCGGCGTGCCGTGGGAAGAGGTCCACGCCGAGGCCTGTCGCTGGGAGCACGTGATGAGCGACGACGTCGAGCGCCGGCTGATGAAGGTGCTCAACAACCCGACCACCTCCCCGTTCGGCAACCCGATCCCCGGGCTCATCGATCTTGGCATCGGCGACGGCTTCGGCCCCGACGACGACAACCTGGTCCGGCTGACGGAGTTGCCGGCAGGCCCGCCCGTCGCCGTCGTGGTGCGCCAGCTGACCGAGCACGTGCAGGGCGACATCGACCTGATCAGCCGTCTCAAGGACGCCGGCGTCGTCCCGAACGCGCGCGTCACCGTCGAGTCCAACCAGGCCGGCGGCGTGACGATCGTCATCCCCGGCCACGAGAACGTGGGCCTGCCGCACGAGATGGCGCACGCCGTCAAGGTCGAAAAGGTCTAG
- a CDS encoding alpha/beta fold hydrolase, translating into MTQRKPNLRSVREVTPQLQFRTVHGYRRAFRIAGSGPVILLIHGIGDNSTTWSTVQSALAQRFTVIAVDLLGHGESDKPRADYSAAAYANGMRDLLSVLDIERVTVIGHSLGGGVAMQFAYQFPHLVERLVLVAAGGVTKDVNILLRFASLPMGSEALALLRLPLVLPALQIVGRAAGMLVGSTAIGHDLPDVLRILAGLPEPMASAAFTRTLRAVVDWRGQSVTMLDRCYLTQSVPVQIIWGTDDVVVPISHAHMAHAAMPGSQLEIFERSGHFPFHDDPDRFIEIVERFIDTTAPADYDQTALRELLRTGGGAQTVSGPIDTRVAVLEAMGADERSAT; encoded by the coding sequence ATGACTCAGCGCAAACCGAATCTTCGCTCGGTGCGCGAGGTCACGCCGCAACTCCAGTTCCGGACGGTGCACGGCTACCGGCGCGCGTTCCGTATCGCCGGCTCCGGTCCGGTGATCCTGCTGATCCACGGCATCGGCGATAACTCGACGACCTGGTCGACCGTGCAATCCGCTCTCGCGCAACGGTTTACCGTCATCGCGGTCGATCTGCTGGGACACGGCGAGTCGGACAAGCCGCGCGCGGACTATTCGGCTGCGGCCTACGCCAACGGAATGCGTGACCTGCTGTCGGTTCTGGACATCGAGCGCGTCACCGTTATCGGCCACTCGCTCGGCGGCGGTGTCGCCATGCAATTCGCCTACCAGTTCCCGCACTTGGTAGAGCGACTGGTATTGGTCGCCGCCGGCGGCGTCACCAAGGACGTCAACATTCTGCTGCGGTTCGCGTCGCTGCCGATGGGCAGCGAGGCGCTGGCGCTGCTGCGACTGCCGTTGGTGCTGCCGGCTTTGCAAATCGTCGGCCGCGCGGCCGGAATGTTGGTGGGCTCCACCGCGATCGGCCATGATCTGCCCGATGTACTGCGGATCTTGGCCGGCCTCCCAGAGCCGATGGCCTCGGCGGCATTCACCCGGACACTGCGCGCGGTGGTGGACTGGCGCGGCCAGAGCGTCACGATGCTGGACCGATGTTATCTGACGCAATCCGTTCCGGTGCAGATCATTTGGGGCACCGACGACGTCGTCGTGCCGATCAGCCACGCCCACATGGCGCACGCCGCCATGCCGGGCTCCCAGCTCGAGATCTTCGAGCGCTCCGGGCATTTCCCGTTCCATGACGATCCCGACCGCTTCATCGAGATCGTCGAGCGCTTCATCGACACCACCGCGCCGGCCGACTACGACCAGACCGCGCTTCGCGAACTGCTCCGCACCGGCGGCGGTGCACAGACGGTGTCCGGACCCATCGACACCCGGGTCGCGGTGCTCGAGGCCATGGGCGCCGACGAGCGCAGCGCCACCTGA
- a CDS encoding LysM peptidoglycan-binding domain-containing protein produces MMHIETISRSPQPRVRPVQVRPAGRSGRPGSRGPQSSRPVAAPPRYRGTGVLMSNASHRARPITPVTTVALALVAAGITVWLGFVAHFGGMLHSGPEKAAVQMPDQLAVVRVEPGETLQHLAARVAPDAPTSQVTARIRELNELDSSAVTAGQTLIAPVG; encoded by the coding sequence ATGATGCACATCGAGACGATCTCCCGCAGCCCGCAGCCCCGGGTTCGGCCGGTTCAGGTGCGTCCGGCCGGCCGCAGCGGCCGCCCCGGATCCCGCGGCCCGCAGTCATCCAGGCCCGTCGCGGCCCCGCCGCGCTATCGCGGTACCGGCGTGCTGATGTCGAACGCATCGCATCGCGCCCGGCCGATCACCCCGGTGACCACCGTGGCGCTCGCCCTGGTCGCCGCCGGCATCACGGTCTGGCTGGGGTTCGTCGCCCACTTCGGCGGCATGCTGCACAGCGGTCCCGAGAAGGCCGCGGTCCAGATGCCGGACCAGCTCGCCGTCGTCCGGGTCGAACCCGGGGAGACGTTGCAGCACTTGGCTGCCCGGGTTGCCCCGGACGCGCCGACCAGTCAGGTCACCGCCCGCATTCGCGAACTCAACGAGCTCGACTCGTCCGCGGTGACGGCGGGGCAGACGCTTATCGCGCCGGTGGGCTGA
- a CDS encoding DUF4192 domain-containing protein, with protein MTKQRHDFELNRPGAVIAALPAVLGFVPEKSLVLLSIDGGELGSVMRVDLSDTIAEQVAHLAEVAAAAGPEAAIAVIVDADGAGCPMCNDQYRDLCWTLTDELARHDIALWAVHVVDRVAVGGRWHCVDGCGAGGVVEDPSASPLAAAAVLDGRRLYARRADLQAVIAVADRFRSAELTDLIAERAALRDTSHRADSDRCVRRDIEAAMAAAAAVADGQQLADTEVAGLACGLADVEVRDTLYALAVGHSAGDAESLWALLSRTLPMPWRVEALVLLAFSAYARGDGPLAGVSLEAALRCEPGHRMAGMLDTALQSGLRPEHIRELAITGYRLADRLGVRLPPRRVFTRRAM; from the coding sequence ATGACCAAGCAGCGACATGACTTTGAACTGAATCGGCCCGGCGCGGTGATCGCCGCGCTCCCCGCGGTGCTGGGCTTCGTGCCCGAAAAATCGCTGGTGTTGTTGTCGATCGACGGCGGCGAACTCGGGTCGGTGATGCGCGTCGACCTGTCCGACACGATCGCCGAACAGGTCGCGCATCTCGCGGAGGTCGCCGCCGCCGCGGGCCCTGAGGCGGCCATCGCGGTGATCGTCGACGCCGACGGCGCGGGCTGCCCGATGTGCAACGACCAGTACCGCGACCTGTGCTGGACGTTGACCGACGAACTCGCCAGGCACGACATCGCGTTGTGGGCCGTCCACGTCGTGGACCGGGTGGCGGTCGGCGGTCGCTGGCACTGCGTCGACGGCTGCGGCGCCGGAGGTGTTGTCGAGGACCCGTCGGCCTCGCCGCTGGCGGCCGCCGCGGTGCTGGACGGGCGGCGGCTCTACGCTCGCCGAGCCGATCTGCAGGCGGTGATCGCGGTCGCCGACCGGTTCCGCAGCGCGGAGTTGACCGACCTGATCGCCGAGCGTGCCGCGCTGCGCGACACGTCGCATCGCGCCGACTCCGATCGCTGCGTGCGCCGCGACATCGAAGCCGCGATGGCGGCCGCGGCTGCCGTCGCCGACGGGCAGCAGCTTGCCGACACCGAGGTTGCCGGGCTCGCCTGTGGGTTGGCAGACGTCGAAGTCCGCGACACGTTGTACGCGCTGGCCGTCGGGCACAGCGCCGGCGACGCGGAGTCGCTGTGGGCGTTGCTGTCGCGCACGCTGCCGATGCCGTGGCGCGTCGAGGCGTTGGTGTTGTTGGCCTTCAGCGCCTATGCCCGCGGCGACGGGCCGCTGGCCGGGGTGTCGCTGGAGGCCGCGCTGCGCTGCGAGCCGGGGCATCGGATGGCGGGGATGCTCGACACGGCGCTGCAGTCGGGCCTGCGGCCCGAACACATTCGGGAGCTGGCGATCACCGGCTACCGGTTGGCCGATCGGCTCGGGGTGCGGCTACCGCCGCGGCGAGTGTTCACCCGCCGTGCGATGTGA
- a CDS encoding PhzF family phenazine biosynthesis protein, translating to MSVDVTVLRVFTDAAGNFGNLLGVVDAATITPDQHQRIATELGYSETVFVEVPTDGATTAKARIYTPLTELAFAGHPTVGAAWWLRSIGRPIHTLQVPAGLVQVRFDGDITTVSARSDWSPEFAIHDVDSADDLAAADPADFSDDVAHYLWTWTDEPAGSLRSRMFAPNLGVPEDEATGSAAVRITDYLSRDLHITQGAGSVIETTWSPHGWVRVGGFVAEDGVRRIS from the coding sequence ATGAGCGTCGACGTCACCGTGTTGCGGGTATTCACTGATGCGGCAGGCAATTTCGGCAATCTACTCGGCGTCGTCGACGCGGCCACGATCACACCAGACCAGCACCAGCGAATCGCCACCGAATTGGGTTACAGCGAAACAGTTTTCGTCGAGGTGCCCACAGACGGGGCCACCACCGCGAAAGCGCGGATCTACACCCCGCTGACCGAACTGGCGTTCGCCGGGCATCCGACGGTCGGAGCGGCGTGGTGGTTGCGCTCGATTGGCCGGCCCATTCACACGCTGCAGGTGCCCGCCGGCCTGGTGCAGGTGCGCTTCGACGGCGACATCACTACCGTCAGCGCCCGTTCGGACTGGTCACCGGAGTTCGCGATCCACGATGTGGACAGCGCCGACGACCTGGCCGCCGCCGACCCAGCCGACTTCTCCGACGACGTCGCACACTATCTCTGGACATGGACCGACGAGCCCGCCGGGTCGTTGCGCTCGCGAATGTTCGCGCCCAATCTCGGTGTGCCAGAAGACGAGGCGACGGGGTCGGCGGCCGTGCGCATCACCGACTATCTCAGCCGCGACCTGCACATCACGCAAGGTGCGGGATCGGTGATCGAGACGACGTGGAGCCCACACGGCTGGGTCCGGGTCGGCGGCTTCGTCGCCGAGGACGGCGTGCGTCGAATCTCTTAA
- the nrdR gene encoding transcriptional regulator NrdR — MHCPFCRHPDSRVVDSREADEGQAIRRRRSCPECGRRFTTVETAVLAVVKRSGATEPFSREKVMRGVRRACQGRQVDDDALSLLAQQVEDAVRAGGSPEVPSNEVGLAILGPLRDLDEVAYLRFASVYRSFESAADFEREIKALRAHRKVSAPG; from the coding sequence ATGCACTGTCCGTTCTGTCGGCACCCGGATTCGCGAGTCGTCGACTCCCGTGAAGCCGATGAGGGACAGGCGATCCGGCGCCGCCGGTCGTGCCCCGAGTGTGGCCGCCGATTCACCACCGTGGAAACCGCGGTGCTTGCTGTCGTCAAGCGCAGTGGCGCGACCGAGCCGTTCAGTCGGGAAAAGGTCATGCGCGGCGTGCGGCGAGCATGCCAGGGACGCCAGGTCGACGACGACGCGCTGAGCCTGCTGGCACAGCAGGTGGAAGACGCGGTTCGGGCGGGCGGATCGCCGGAGGTCCCCAGCAACGAGGTCGGGCTGGCCATCCTCGGCCCACTGCGCGATCTCGACGAAGTGGCGTACCTACGATTCGCGTCGGTGTACCGGTCTTTCGAATCCGCCGCGGATTTCGAGCGCGAGATCAAGGCGTTGCGGGCCCACCGAAAGGTGTCCGCCCCCGGTTGA